The following are encoded in a window of Rhizobium sp. 11515TR genomic DNA:
- a CDS encoding carbohydrate ABC transporter permease: protein MAQRQEKNIARIGVYAFLAIMAAFFLMPLYVMVATSLKTMDEVRGSSIFAFPLRPTLEAWKTAWSSACTGLTCSGVSVGFFNSLKIMIPSTFLSILLGAVTGYALSFWRPKGAGIIFAVLVVAAFIPYQVFIYPLVRVLSQVGLYNSLAGIIMVHVIFGLPVMVLMFRNYYAGLPRDLFSAARVDGGGFWDIFFRLMLPLSPPILIVAVILQSTHIWNDFLFGLVFAGSDNRPMTVLLNNIVNTTQGEKAYNVDMAATILTALVPLVIYLASGRWFVRGIAAGAVKG from the coding sequence ATGGCGCAACGTCAAGAGAAAAATATTGCCCGAATAGGCGTCTACGCCTTTCTCGCCATCATGGCGGCCTTCTTCCTGATGCCGCTTTACGTGATGGTGGCGACTTCATTGAAAACCATGGACGAAGTGCGCGGATCCTCCATTTTCGCCTTTCCGTTGCGCCCGACGCTCGAGGCGTGGAAGACGGCTTGGAGTTCGGCCTGCACGGGTCTTACCTGCTCCGGCGTTTCGGTCGGCTTCTTCAATTCGCTGAAGATCATGATCCCCTCGACTTTCCTATCGATCCTGCTCGGGGCTGTCACCGGTTATGCACTGTCCTTCTGGCGGCCGAAGGGGGCAGGCATCATCTTCGCAGTTCTCGTTGTTGCGGCCTTCATCCCCTATCAGGTCTTCATCTATCCGCTGGTCCGGGTTCTCTCACAGGTCGGGCTTTATAACAGCCTTGCCGGCATTATCATGGTGCATGTCATTTTCGGCCTACCGGTCATGGTGCTCATGTTCCGCAATTACTATGCCGGCTTGCCGCGCGACCTTTTCAGCGCCGCGCGCGTCGATGGCGGCGGGTTCTGGGATATCTTCTTCCGGCTCATGCTGCCGCTCTCCCCGCCGATCCTGATCGTGGCGGTGATCCTGCAGTCCACCCATATCTGGAACGATTTCCTGTTCGGTCTGGTCTTTGCCGGCTCCGACAACAGGCCGATGACCGTGCTGCTCAACAATATCGTCAACACGACACAGGGCGAGAAGGCCTACAATGTCGACATGGCCGCAACTATCCTGACGGCCCTGGTTCCTCTCGTAATCTACCTCGCATCCGGACGTTGGTTCGTCCGCGGCATTGCCGCCGGTGCAGTGAAGGGATAA
- a CDS encoding branched-chain amino acid ABC transporter permease: MLETLINGALVGALYGLYGLGLSLCLGLMRQINLAHGDFIVFSAFLALQLMTHLGIQPLMALPIVVPVMFVIGWLLQRFVIERTLGRGEMPPILVTFGLSVILQNVMLQLFSADTQSLDPGPLGTAAINIGSVAIGVLPLLTLAVAVGIFALTAAVFGRTRFGRAVRATSDNEAVAQLMGIGTRHVFANAMGFALAISAVAAIFYGMRGTFDPSTGPERMLFAFEAVILGGLGSIWGTLAGGIILGIAQAAGTLIVPSLGPLVGHVVFLTGLLLMPGGLFTKRIRA; the protein is encoded by the coding sequence ATGCTGGAAACACTCATCAACGGCGCGTTGGTCGGCGCACTTTACGGCCTCTATGGTCTCGGACTGTCGCTCTGCCTCGGTCTCATGCGGCAGATCAACCTGGCACATGGCGACTTCATCGTCTTCTCGGCCTTTCTGGCCTTGCAGCTCATGACGCATCTCGGCATCCAACCGCTGATGGCGCTGCCCATCGTGGTGCCGGTCATGTTTGTGATCGGATGGCTCTTGCAGCGCTTCGTCATCGAGCGGACGCTGGGGCGTGGGGAGATGCCGCCCATTCTCGTGACCTTCGGTCTGTCGGTCATTCTGCAGAACGTCATGTTGCAGCTCTTCAGCGCCGATACGCAGAGTCTCGATCCCGGCCCGCTCGGAACAGCCGCCATCAATATCGGCTCGGTCGCCATCGGTGTCCTGCCGCTTCTTACGCTGGCGGTAGCGGTCGGGATTTTTGCACTCACCGCCGCCGTCTTTGGCCGCACGCGCTTTGGCCGCGCGGTCCGGGCGACCTCGGACAATGAAGCGGTCGCGCAACTGATGGGCATCGGGACGCGTCACGTCTTTGCCAATGCCATGGGCTTTGCGCTGGCGATTTCTGCCGTTGCCGCGATCTTCTACGGGATGCGCGGGACGTTCGACCCGTCTACGGGGCCGGAGCGGATGCTTTTCGCCTTCGAGGCGGTGATTCTCGGCGGGCTCGGCTCGATCTGGGGGACGCTCGCCGGTGGCATCATTCTCGGCATCGCCCAGGCGGCCGGCACGCTCATCGTCCCAAGCCTGGGGCCGCTTGTTGGCCACGTCGTCTTTCTCACCGGCCTGCTGCTGATGCCGGGCGGTCTCTTTACCAAAAGGATACGTGCATGA
- a CDS encoding carbohydrate ABC transporter permease, protein MLPAWIIVIGVFIGAMIWTFVISMTNSRLIPIYKFNFFDQYVRLMNQDAWLVSVGNLVVFGVLFILVCLVLGFLMAVMMDQKIRAESLFRTIFLYPYAMSFVVTGLVWQWVLNPTFGIQATVRGWGFDNFVFDWIVRPDRAIFVLVLAAVWQGSGLVMAILLAGLRGVDEDLWKATKVDGIAKWRVYTSIVLPIIAPMAATATVLLSVSVVKAYDLVVALTGGGPGNATEVPAKFVMENLFERQNVALANAGAIMMLAAVVVIATPIYYARRYMARKAAG, encoded by the coding sequence ATGCTTCCAGCGTGGATCATTGTCATCGGCGTCTTTATTGGCGCGATGATCTGGACCTTTGTCATTTCGATGACGAATTCCAGGCTGATCCCGATCTATAAATTCAATTTCTTCGACCAGTATGTGCGGCTGATGAATCAGGATGCCTGGCTGGTCTCGGTCGGGAACCTCGTCGTTTTCGGCGTGCTTTTCATCCTGGTGTGTCTCGTTCTCGGCTTCCTCATGGCCGTGATGATGGACCAGAAGATCAGGGCCGAAAGCCTGTTCCGCACCATCTTTCTCTATCCCTATGCCATGTCCTTCGTCGTTACCGGCCTCGTCTGGCAATGGGTGCTGAACCCGACCTTCGGCATTCAGGCGACGGTGCGCGGCTGGGGTTTCGACAATTTCGTCTTCGACTGGATCGTCCGGCCGGACCGCGCCATCTTCGTCCTGGTTCTGGCTGCCGTCTGGCAGGGCAGCGGCCTTGTCATGGCGATCCTGCTGGCGGGCTTGCGCGGCGTGGATGAAGACCTCTGGAAAGCCACGAAGGTGGACGGCATCGCCAAGTGGCGCGTTTATACGTCAATCGTCCTCCCCATCATTGCGCCCATGGCAGCGACCGCGACGGTGCTGCTCTCGGTTTCCGTCGTCAAGGCCTATGACCTCGTCGTGGCGCTGACCGGCGGCGGCCCCGGCAATGCGACAGAAGTGCCGGCCAAGTTCGTCATGGAAAACCTGTTCGAACGCCAGAATGTGGCGCTCGCCAATGCGGGTGCGATCATGATGCTCGCCGCCGTCGTCGTCATCGCCACGCCCATTTATTATGCGCGCCGCTATATGGCGCGGAAAGCGGCGGGCTGA
- a CDS encoding ABC transporter substrate-binding protein, with protein sequence MRVINRAFASVAAVAICTVSGVAQAQPTEVIHWWTSKAESTGIKVIADAFNQSGGEWKDEAVAGASAAKTAAINRIVGGNAPDAAQFSMGADINNLVDSGLLANLDTVAQSGNWSQVIPATVMSAITRDGHIYAVPVQLQATNFLFASKVALDKVGATMPKTWDEFFATGDKLRAAGIVPYAQAGDRDVWFMNTFAAVLASVGGVDGWKQFTGPKGADYVRSDAFKPVAEILAKLPKYADSGVSGRQWNVTNQMILKGEAGFFIMGGWAIGEIVAAGKKPGEDVLCSIGPNNAPAVVNGDVWAMPVKGDNLTEAQKKLAELTTSLEVQSKFTTAMGSLPIRTGVDASGYNACATAGASAIEKGNSVAALMIPFSPEKVGALGAELKVLWAKPDGKPDDYITAVAGVLEKY encoded by the coding sequence ATGCGCGTGATTAACAGGGCCTTTGCGAGTGTCGCAGCAGTGGCGATCTGCACTGTGTCGGGCGTGGCCCAGGCCCAGCCGACGGAAGTCATTCACTGGTGGACATCGAAGGCGGAATCGACCGGCATCAAGGTGATCGCCGATGCCTTCAACCAGAGTGGCGGCGAGTGGAAGGACGAGGCTGTCGCCGGTGCCAGTGCTGCCAAGACTGCCGCAATTAACCGGATCGTTGGCGGCAATGCGCCGGACGCAGCCCAGTTCAGCATGGGCGCGGACATCAACAATCTTGTCGACAGCGGGCTGCTTGCCAATCTTGATACCGTTGCTCAGTCCGGGAACTGGTCACAGGTTATACCGGCAACCGTTATGAGCGCGATCACCCGCGACGGACATATTTATGCCGTTCCGGTCCAGCTTCAGGCGACCAATTTCCTGTTCGCTTCCAAGGTGGCACTCGATAAGGTCGGGGCGACCATGCCGAAGACCTGGGACGAGTTCTTCGCAACCGGCGACAAGCTACGTGCGGCCGGTATCGTGCCATACGCGCAGGCCGGCGATCGCGATGTCTGGTTCATGAACACGTTTGCCGCAGTGCTCGCCTCGGTTGGGGGTGTTGATGGCTGGAAGCAGTTCACCGGGCCGAAGGGGGCTGACTATGTGCGCTCCGACGCCTTCAAGCCGGTCGCAGAAATTCTCGCCAAGCTGCCGAAATATGCCGATAGCGGCGTATCGGGCCGCCAGTGGAATGTCACGAACCAGATGATCCTCAAGGGCGAAGCCGGCTTCTTTATCATGGGTGGCTGGGCCATCGGTGAAATCGTTGCGGCCGGCAAGAAGCCGGGCGAGGACGTGCTGTGCTCGATCGGTCCGAACAATGCGCCGGCCGTCGTCAATGGCGACGTCTGGGCGATGCCCGTCAAGGGCGACAACTTGACCGAGGCGCAGAAGAAGCTTGCCGAACTGACGACGTCGCTCGAGGTTCAGTCGAAATTCACGACCGCCATGGGCTCGCTGCCGATCCGGACGGGTGTTGATGCCTCCGGCTACAATGCTTGCGCCACAGCCGGTGCCAGCGCCATCGAGAAGGGCAATTCCGTCGCGGCGCTCATGATCCCCTTCTCGCCGGAAAAGGTCGGGGCGCTGGGTGCTGAACTCAAGGTTCTCTGGGCCAAGCCCGATGGGAAGCCGGATGATTACATCACGGCGGTCGCGGGCGTCCTCGAAAAATACTGA
- a CDS encoding ABC transporter ATP-binding protein, whose amino-acid sequence MMPTADTIRALTVENVVKSYGGPIVLDEVGIEVERGKILGIIGPNGSGKTTLFSVISGAFAPSSGKVFLAGRDVTSFGASARAVAGIGRTFQVPQTFSHMSVYENALVAAAFAGAFKGRAAEEAALQALEICGLKSRGDVIAGGLPLLDRKRLELARALATKPSVLLLDEIAGGLTDDEAAGVAAIVKSLAASGIAIIWIEHLVHVLTHAADELAVLGEGRIIAHGKPHETMRMPKVRQIYLGMEPDIDDIDH is encoded by the coding sequence ATGATGCCGACGGCTGACACGATCAGGGCGCTCACTGTCGAAAATGTCGTGAAGTCCTATGGCGGACCGATCGTGCTGGACGAGGTCGGCATCGAAGTTGAACGCGGGAAAATTCTCGGAATTATCGGCCCCAACGGCTCCGGTAAGACGACGCTGTTCAGCGTGATTTCCGGAGCCTTCGCGCCTTCGTCCGGCAAGGTATTCCTTGCCGGACGGGACGTGACCTCGTTTGGAGCTTCAGCGCGCGCCGTTGCCGGCATCGGCCGGACGTTCCAGGTCCCGCAAACCTTCTCGCACATGTCCGTCTACGAAAACGCCCTGGTCGCCGCCGCGTTTGCAGGGGCGTTCAAGGGGCGCGCGGCGGAAGAGGCGGCGTTGCAGGCGCTGGAAATCTGCGGGCTCAAGAGCCGTGGCGACGTGATTGCCGGCGGGTTGCCGCTGCTTGATCGCAAACGGCTCGAGCTTGCGCGGGCGCTGGCTACCAAGCCATCGGTCCTCCTGCTCGATGAAATTGCCGGTGGGTTGACGGACGATGAGGCCGCTGGCGTTGCGGCTATCGTGAAATCGCTCGCGGCAAGCGGCATCGCGATCATCTGGATCGAACATCTCGTTCACGTCCTGACACATGCCGCCGACGAACTCGCGGTGTTGGGCGAAGGGCGCATCATCGCGCATGGGAAGCCGCATGAGACGATGCGGATGCCGAAGGTGCGTCAAATCTATCTGGGCATGGAGCCTGACATCGATGATATCGATCACTGA
- a CDS encoding branched-chain amino acid ABC transporter permease gives MTLASPFARSLVAVGLIVAVLIAIPFAGSRYAVLLTTEIAAVLSIALMWNLLAGFGGIVFMGFQVFIGIGGYTLFMVSNGLGLPPFPFVVVSALVCAAFALLITPILFRLSGAQLAIGSWVISEVVRLIVYHTAVLGGGGGIALTAVRGIDRSVRLFATYGTAAVILLIALLTCVGLMRGRFGLALRAMKDSPLAAEAMGVTIRRTQTYVLLIAAAIGGAAGACYYMVTLQVSPTAGFSMNWMAIILFAVILGGIGTLEGPIVGVAIYFLLRETMGNIGSLYFIILGLLAIGVTLFVPGGAWGLLKSVIRIDLLPIRRKMREVGQGA, from the coding sequence ATGACGCTCGCCTCGCCTTTCGCCCGGTCGCTCGTCGCAGTCGGGTTGATCGTTGCCGTCCTGATTGCCATTCCGTTCGCCGGCTCGCGCTATGCCGTGCTGCTGACGACTGAAATCGCGGCGGTGCTGTCGATTGCCCTGATGTGGAACCTGCTTGCCGGTTTCGGCGGCATTGTCTTCATGGGCTTCCAGGTCTTCATCGGCATCGGCGGCTACACGCTCTTCATGGTCTCCAATGGTCTCGGCCTGCCGCCCTTTCCCTTCGTCGTCGTTTCGGCGCTGGTCTGCGCGGCCTTTGCATTGCTAATCACGCCGATCCTGTTTCGCCTCTCCGGTGCGCAGCTTGCCATCGGTTCGTGGGTGATTTCCGAAGTCGTTCGGCTGATCGTCTATCATACCGCCGTGCTCGGCGGCGGCGGCGGCATCGCGCTGACGGCGGTGCGTGGTATCGACCGTTCGGTCCGGCTTTTTGCCACCTACGGGACGGCAGCCGTTATTCTGCTCATTGCGCTTCTGACCTGCGTCGGTCTCATGCGCGGTCGTTTCGGGCTTGCGCTGCGCGCCATGAAGGATAGTCCACTTGCAGCGGAAGCTATGGGCGTGACGATCCGCAGGACGCAGACCTATGTGCTCCTGATCGCCGCGGCGATCGGCGGTGCGGCCGGGGCGTGCTATTATATGGTCACCTTGCAGGTGAGCCCCACGGCGGGCTTTTCGATGAACTGGATGGCGATCATCCTCTTCGCCGTGATCCTCGGCGGGATTGGAACGCTGGAAGGTCCGATTGTCGGCGTCGCTATCTATTTCCTGCTGCGCGAGACCATGGGCAATATTGGCTCGCTTTATTTCATCATCCTGGGCCTGCTGGCGATTGGCGTCACGCTGTTCGTTCCGGGCGGAGCCTGGGGGCTCCTGAAATCGGTGATCAGGATCGACCTCCTGCCCATTCGCCGCAAGATGCGGGAGGTGGGGCAAGGCGCCTGA
- a CDS encoding ABC transporter ATP-binding protein — MISITDLRAAYGPLPVLFGFDLNVARGETLALIGANGAGKTTTFAVMTGRLKPQTGSVSVNGRDISGLTPMDIIAHGLALVPEGRQLFPSLTVEENLLVGAHSRRSGGWNIERVYEIFPTVAEFRNRPSMALSGGQQQLVAIGRALMSNPDVLLCDELSLGLSPAAVDIVYSALQKLRGEGLTTVIVEQDIARALSASDRFACMRHGQIVLSGASKSADRAEISNAYFGMR; from the coding sequence ATGATATCGATCACTGACTTGCGGGCTGCCTATGGTCCGCTGCCGGTCCTGTTCGGCTTCGACCTCAATGTCGCGCGCGGCGAGACGCTCGCGCTGATCGGGGCGAACGGCGCCGGCAAGACCACGACCTTTGCCGTGATGACCGGTCGGCTGAAGCCGCAGACGGGCAGCGTCTCGGTCAATGGCCGCGACATTTCCGGTCTCACCCCGATGGACATCATTGCTCATGGGCTGGCGCTGGTGCCCGAGGGGCGGCAGCTCTTCCCGAGCCTCACGGTGGAGGAGAATTTGCTTGTCGGCGCACATTCGCGCCGGTCGGGCGGATGGAACATCGAACGCGTCTACGAGATCTTTCCGACGGTCGCGGAATTCCGCAACCGTCCGTCCATGGCGCTTTCGGGCGGACAGCAGCAGCTCGTTGCCATCGGTCGAGCGCTGATGTCCAATCCTGACGTTCTGCTCTGCGACGAACTCTCGCTCGGTCTCTCCCCGGCTGCCGTCGATATCGTCTATTCGGCGCTCCAGAAGCTGCGGGGCGAGGGGCTGACGACGGTGATCGTTGAGCAGGATATTGCCCGCGCTCTCTCCGCCTCGGATCGTTTCGCCTGCATGCGCCATGGTCAGATCGTGCTTTCGGGCGCTTCTAAGTCGGCGGACAGGGCGGAAATCTCAAACGCCTATTTCGGGATGCGCTGA
- a CDS encoding ABC transporter substrate-binding protein → MTFSRDNMRFTRRSFLQAVGAGAAASAATSLLPAPAIAASPTIKIGYISSKTGALAPFAEADPFILGKVRGVLKDGLVNNGKTYKVEIIDIDDQSNSDRAATSASQLINNDGVNLMLAQGALTNVPVASQCETAGIPSITTMDPWQGWMFPLKGRPEEGFKYVNHFFWGIEDIISTFIGMWDTQTTNKKVGTVWSNDPPGKVFGNAEIGFPASLGKGGYSIVDVGEFQPGADDFSRQIVAFRDAGCDIVTGLFSPPEWAVFWRQAQQLGFKPKIATPAKALLFPSGIEALGKAGDGMSTEIWWTPSYPFKSTLTGQSCAEIAAEYSKSSGKRWTQPIGVVHALWELGINALKNATDPTDPDAIQAVIKSTKMTTVVGDIDWAGSPIKNVAKLKIAGGQWRLQPDGTYDLKVTYNKNAPEVPIQADFTMDLARKAG, encoded by the coding sequence ATGACATTCTCGCGCGACAACATGAGGTTCACTCGCCGTAGCTTCCTGCAGGCCGTAGGAGCCGGTGCCGCCGCCAGTGCGGCAACATCCCTTCTGCCGGCTCCGGCTATCGCTGCCAGCCCGACGATCAAGATCGGCTATATCAGCTCGAAGACCGGTGCGTTGGCCCCATTTGCCGAGGCGGATCCTTTCATCCTCGGCAAGGTGCGCGGGGTGTTGAAGGATGGGCTTGTCAATAACGGCAAGACCTACAAGGTCGAGATCATCGACATTGATGACCAGTCGAATTCCGACCGCGCCGCCACTTCGGCAAGCCAGTTGATCAACAACGATGGCGTCAATCTCATGCTGGCGCAGGGTGCGTTGACCAATGTTCCGGTCGCATCACAATGCGAAACCGCGGGCATCCCGAGCATCACCACCATGGATCCGTGGCAGGGCTGGATGTTCCCGCTGAAGGGGCGCCCGGAAGAGGGCTTCAAATATGTGAACCACTTCTTCTGGGGTATCGAGGACATCATCTCGACCTTCATCGGCATGTGGGATACTCAGACCACCAACAAGAAAGTGGGCACGGTTTGGTCAAACGATCCGCCCGGCAAAGTCTTTGGCAATGCCGAGATCGGTTTCCCCGCATCTTTGGGGAAGGGCGGCTACTCAATTGTCGACGTCGGCGAGTTCCAGCCAGGCGCAGACGATTTCTCGCGCCAAATCGTCGCCTTCCGCGATGCCGGTTGCGATATCGTGACGGGTCTCTTCTCTCCACCGGAATGGGCCGTGTTCTGGCGTCAGGCGCAGCAGCTCGGCTTCAAGCCGAAGATTGCTACACCCGCCAAAGCCCTGCTTTTCCCGTCCGGCATCGAGGCTCTCGGCAAGGCCGGCGACGGAATGTCGACGGAAATCTGGTGGACACCGAGCTACCCCTTTAAGTCGACGCTGACGGGGCAATCATGCGCCGAGATCGCCGCTGAATATTCCAAGTCGTCGGGCAAGCGTTGGACGCAGCCGATAGGCGTTGTCCATGCCCTGTGGGAACTGGGAATCAACGCATTGAAGAATGCAACCGATCCGACCGATCCGGACGCCATCCAGGCCGTCATCAAGTCGACCAAGATGACGACGGTCGTCGGCGATATCGACTGGGCCGGAAGCCCGATCAAGAATGTCGCCAAGCTCAAGATTGCCGGTGGCCAATGGCGTCTCCAGCCCGACGGTACCTACGATCTGAAGGTGACCTACAACAAGAATGCGCCCGAAGTTCCAATCCAGGCCGACTTTACAATGGACTTGGCCAGGAAGGCCGGATGA